One Methylobacterium oryzae DNA window includes the following coding sequences:
- the flhA gene encoding flagellar biosynthesis protein FlhA yields MAETASVPAQTGAAAVLGQLALPTRGDLQALSKRSDLLFATGVLGILAVLIFPLPAILLDLLLAVSIILSVLIMMTGLSIDNPLEFTVFPTLLLIATMLRLALNLASTRLILGHGHEGTAAAGHVIEAFGHFVMGGNFVIGIIVFAILIIVNFVVITKGSGRIAEVAARFTLDAMPGKQMAIDADLSAGLIDEKTAKARRAALEEESSFFGAMDGASKFVRGDAVAALLITFINVVGGIIIGVAQQGLSFGEAAKSYTLLTIGDGLASQVPALIVSTAAGLLVSKAGVRGAADKALGKQLAHYPKALGMSAAVMLLIALLPGMPMLPFVLLGGGAGYAAWRINKTAKLAPPLDALGAPMDAAAVAAASAAKEETVTDLLKLDDLKLEMGYALLALVNGEGQDRLTDQIKALRRQLAAELGFVMPSVRILDNVQLDANAYVVRVKEIEAGTGRIFPGQFMAMDPMGGQVQLPGQHMLEPTFGLPATWIDAALRDQAQLKGYTVVDAATVVSTHLTEIIKAHVSELLNHVEVSKLLRELPKEHAELLKEIVPSQISTTGIQRVLQFLLAERVSIRDLGAIVEAIAEVAGAVKNPRDVVEHVRARLGRQICAQYQDPNGMLPIITLSPAWEQAFMESIVGEREERYLAMQPSKLSEFVNTVRDRFETAARQGEMPVLVTSAQTRPFVRSIIERFRRETPVMSQAEIHPRARLRTVNSI; encoded by the coding sequence ATGGCAGAGACGGCGAGCGTGCCGGCACAGACAGGAGCGGCGGCCGTCCTCGGCCAGCTCGCGCTGCCGACGCGCGGCGATCTCCAGGCGCTGTCGAAGCGGTCGGACCTGCTGTTCGCGACCGGCGTGCTGGGGATCCTGGCGGTCCTCATCTTCCCGTTGCCGGCGATCCTGCTCGACCTGCTGCTGGCCGTGTCGATCATCCTGTCGGTCCTGATCATGATGACCGGCCTGTCGATCGACAACCCGCTGGAATTCACCGTCTTCCCGACGCTGCTGCTCATCGCCACGATGTTGCGGCTCGCCCTCAACCTCGCCTCGACGCGCCTGATCCTCGGGCACGGGCACGAGGGCACGGCGGCGGCCGGGCACGTCATCGAGGCCTTCGGCCACTTCGTGATGGGCGGCAACTTCGTCATCGGGATCATCGTGTTCGCGATCCTGATCATCGTGAACTTCGTGGTGATCACGAAGGGCTCGGGCCGCATCGCCGAGGTCGCGGCCCGCTTCACCCTCGACGCGATGCCCGGCAAGCAGATGGCCATCGACGCCGACCTGTCGGCCGGCCTGATCGACGAGAAGACCGCGAAGGCGCGGCGCGCGGCGCTCGAGGAAGAATCCTCCTTCTTCGGCGCCATGGACGGTGCCTCGAAGTTCGTGCGCGGCGACGCGGTGGCGGCCCTGCTGATCACCTTCATCAACGTGGTCGGCGGCATCATCATCGGGGTGGCGCAGCAGGGCTTGAGCTTCGGCGAGGCCGCCAAGAGCTACACCCTGCTGACGATCGGCGACGGCCTCGCGAGCCAGGTCCCGGCGCTGATCGTGTCGACGGCGGCGGGCCTGCTGGTCTCGAAGGCCGGCGTGCGCGGCGCCGCCGACAAGGCGCTCGGCAAGCAGCTCGCGCACTATCCCAAGGCGCTGGGCATGTCAGCCGCGGTGATGCTGCTGATCGCCCTCCTGCCCGGCATGCCGATGCTGCCCTTCGTCCTGCTGGGCGGCGGGGCCGGCTACGCAGCGTGGCGCATCAACAAGACCGCCAAGCTCGCGCCGCCGCTCGACGCCCTGGGCGCCCCGATGGATGCGGCCGCGGTCGCCGCGGCGAGCGCCGCCAAGGAGGAGACGGTCACCGACCTGCTGAAGCTCGACGACCTCAAGCTCGAGATGGGCTACGCGCTCCTCGCCCTGGTCAACGGCGAGGGCCAGGACCGGCTCACCGACCAGATCAAGGCCCTGCGCCGCCAGCTCGCCGCGGAACTCGGCTTCGTGATGCCGTCGGTGCGCATCCTCGACAACGTCCAGCTCGACGCCAACGCCTACGTGGTGCGGGTCAAGGAGATCGAGGCGGGCACCGGCCGGATCTTCCCGGGCCAGTTCATGGCGATGGATCCGATGGGCGGTCAGGTCCAGCTGCCCGGACAACACATGCTGGAGCCGACCTTCGGCCTGCCGGCAACCTGGATCGACGCGGCCCTGCGCGACCAAGCGCAGCTCAAAGGCTACACCGTGGTCGATGCCGCCACCGTCGTGTCGACGCACCTGACCGAGATCATCAAGGCCCACGTCTCCGAGCTCCTCAACCACGTCGAGGTCTCGAAGCTGCTGCGCGAGCTGCCCAAGGAGCACGCCGAGTTGCTCAAGGAGATCGTGCCGTCGCAGATCTCCACCACCGGCATCCAGCGCGTGCTGCAGTTCCTGCTCGCCGAGCGGGTCTCGATCCGCGATCTAGGGGCGATCGTGGAGGCGATCGCCGAGGTGGCGGGCGCGGTGAAGAACCCCCGCGACGTGGTCGAGCACGTCCGGGCGCGCCTCGGCCGGCAGATCTGCGCACAGTACCAGGACCCGAACGGCATGCTGCCGATCATCACCCTGTCGCCGGCCTGGGAGCAGGCGTTCATGGAGTCGATCGTCGGCGAGCGCGAGGAGCGCTACCTCGCGATGCAGCCCTCGAAGCTCAGCGAGTTCGTCAACACCGTGCGCGACCGCTTCGAGACGGCGGCGCGCCAGGGCGAGATGCCGGTGCTCGTCACCTCCGCCCAGACGCGGCCTTTCGTGCGCTCGATCATCGAGCGCTTCCGCCGCGAGACGCCGGTGATGAGCCAGGCGGAGATCCACCCGCGGGCGCGGCTGCGGACGGTGAACTCGATCTGA
- a CDS encoding capsule biosynthesis protein has protein sequence MNMEIRKAEGQPVTPADRQQAVSESLRQIARMSRFADRKKGIRSFQADAKNDPWIPILFVVCFLLPTLAGAAYYGLIASDRYVSEARFAIRPAIGSAEKTSSETGGTNSGMANQMVAQDTLITREFILSRPMLELLEAQLPLRQWFSSESIDYFSRFDPEKPIEKFVRYWKRRVGVEVEAGSGILSVEVEAFDPQESLAIAKAIMKEAERKVNDLSVKSREDAVAESTRELRLAEERMTKIRLATRDLRNREGVLDAQKTNDINVKMIAEMRASRINLALQLAIGQRDLGPDARRIIDIKQQMKDLDDNIARIERQSASQDPEQKRLLSDALTKFEVLENDRKNAEKYYQQVLTAHERARIIAARQIEFFSPIVEPVKAESSTEPRRLLMIALITAGAGVLFGAAMFARKMMT, from the coding sequence ATGAACATGGAGATCCGGAAGGCCGAGGGGCAGCCGGTCACGCCCGCGGACCGCCAGCAGGCGGTGAGCGAGTCGCTGCGGCAGATCGCGCGCATGTCGCGCTTCGCCGACCGCAAGAAGGGCATCCGGTCCTTTCAGGCCGACGCCAAGAACGATCCCTGGATCCCGATCCTGTTCGTCGTCTGCTTCCTGCTGCCGACGCTCGCCGGGGCGGCCTATTACGGCCTGATCGCCTCGGACCGCTACGTCAGCGAGGCGCGATTCGCGATCCGGCCGGCCATCGGCTCCGCCGAGAAGACGTCCTCGGAGACCGGCGGGACGAATTCCGGCATGGCGAACCAGATGGTGGCGCAGGACACGCTGATCACGCGCGAGTTCATCCTCAGCCGTCCGATGCTGGAGCTCCTCGAGGCGCAGCTTCCGCTGCGCCAGTGGTTCAGCAGCGAGTCCATCGACTACTTCTCGCGCTTCGATCCGGAGAAGCCGATCGAGAAGTTCGTCCGCTACTGGAAGCGGCGCGTCGGCGTCGAGGTCGAGGCCGGATCCGGCATCTTGTCGGTGGAGGTCGAGGCCTTCGATCCCCAGGAATCCCTCGCCATCGCCAAGGCCATCATGAAGGAGGCCGAGCGCAAGGTGAACGACCTCAGCGTCAAGTCGCGCGAGGATGCCGTCGCCGAGAGCACGCGGGAGCTGCGGCTCGCCGAGGAGCGCATGACCAAGATCCGCCTCGCGACGCGCGACCTGCGCAACCGCGAGGGCGTGCTCGACGCGCAGAAGACGAACGACATCAACGTCAAGATGATCGCCGAGATGCGGGCCTCGCGGATCAACCTCGCGCTCCAGCTCGCGATCGGGCAGCGGGACCTCGGTCCCGACGCCCGCCGGATCATCGACATCAAGCAGCAGATGAAGGACCTCGACGACAACATCGCCCGGATCGAGCGGCAATCCGCCAGCCAGGATCCGGAGCAGAAGCGCCTGCTCTCCGACGCGTTGACCAAGTTCGAGGTCTTGGAGAACGACCGCAAGAACGCCGAGAAGTACTATCAGCAGGTGCTGACCGCCCACGAGCGCGCGCGCATCATCGCGGCCCGGCAGATCGAGTTCTTCAGCCCGATCGTCGAGCCGGTGAAGGCCGAATCCTCCACCGAACCGCGGCGGCTCTTGATGATCGCGTTGATCACCGCGGGCGCCGGCGTCCTGTTCGGCGCCGCGATGTTCGCCCGGAAGATGATGACCTAA
- a CDS encoding ABC transporter ATP-binding protein, with protein MIRFEKVSKVYRTEGHRRTILEQVSFTLKPGVSYGILGINGAGKSTTMRLIAGTEDATRGRIHRGLRVSWPLGFAGGFHPKMTGRDNVTFVARIYGEDPRKVLDFVEDFSELGSYLDVPIYTYSSGMGARLAFGMSMAIPFDCYLIDEITSVGDARFSKRCDEVFSQRRKNADIIMVSHSMETIRQWCTQGLVLLNGRAIIYEDVNDAIEVYRRLNA; from the coding sequence GTGATCCGTTTCGAGAAAGTCAGCAAGGTCTACCGGACGGAAGGCCACCGGCGGACCATCCTGGAACAGGTGTCGTTCACCCTGAAGCCGGGCGTGTCCTACGGCATCCTCGGCATCAACGGCGCCGGAAAATCCACCACGATGCGGCTGATCGCCGGCACCGAGGACGCGACGCGCGGCCGGATCCACCGCGGCCTCAGGGTCTCGTGGCCCCTCGGCTTCGCGGGCGGCTTCCATCCCAAGATGACCGGGCGCGACAACGTCACCTTCGTGGCGCGCATCTACGGCGAGGACCCGCGCAAGGTGCTCGATTTCGTCGAGGACTTCTCGGAACTCGGAAGCTACCTCGACGTGCCGATCTACACGTACTCGTCGGGCATGGGCGCGCGGCTCGCCTTCGGCATGAGCATGGCGATCCCGTTCGACTGCTACCTGATCGACGAGATCACCTCGGTCGGCGACGCGCGGTTCTCGAAGCGCTGCGACGAGGTCTTCTCGCAGCGCCGGAAGAACGCCGACATCATCATGGTCTCGCACTCCATGGAGACCATCCGGCAGTGGTGCACGCAGGGGTTGGTCCTGCTGAACGGTCGCGCGATCATCTACGAGGACGTGAACGACGCCATCGAGGTGTACCGGCGCCTCAACGCCTGA
- a CDS encoding PAS domain-containing protein, with product MTATGPTLAAPGSLEIHGLAEAIGDAVVVSDPDGAITVWNPAAERIFGFTAAEALGQTLDLITPERHRRRHWDGYAKTMRTGVTRYGAETLRVPALHKDGRQLSIAFTVGMVRDASDRVTGIVAVIRDETERWAEEKRLRQRVAELEASSDPARRAP from the coding sequence ATGACGGCGACCGGGCCGACCCTGGCCGCGCCCGGTTCCCTCGAGATCCACGGTCTGGCCGAGGCGATCGGCGACGCGGTGGTGGTGTCCGATCCGGACGGCGCCATCACGGTCTGGAACCCGGCCGCGGAGCGCATCTTCGGCTTCACCGCCGCCGAGGCTCTGGGCCAGACCCTCGATCTGATCACACCCGAGCGGCACCGACGCCGCCACTGGGACGGCTACGCCAAGACCATGCGCACCGGCGTCACCCGCTACGGGGCAGAGACCCTGAGGGTGCCGGCGCTCCACAAGGACGGCCGCCAGCTCTCCATCGCCTTCACGGTGGGGATGGTGCGGGACGCCTCCGACCGGGTGACCGGGATCGTCGCCGTGATCCGCGACGAGACCGAGCGCTGGGCCGAGGAGAAGCGCCTGCGCCAGCGCGTCGCCGAACTCGAAGCTTCCTCGGATCCGGCCCGTCGGGCGCCTTGA
- the frc gene encoding formyl-CoA transferase, which yields MSKPLEGIKIIDFTHVQAGPACTQLLAWFGADVIKVERPGAGDVTRTQLRHVEDADALYFTMLNSNKRSLTLDTKTQAGKEVLEKLIQDSDVMVENFGPGALDRMGFSWARIQELNPGMILASVKGFSDGHHYEDLKVYENVAQCAGGAASTTGFWDGPPTVSAAALGDSNTGMHLAIGILTALHQKNKTGKGQKVAVSMQDSVINLCRVKLRDQQRLDALGYLEEYPQYPHGEFSDVVPRGGNAGGGGQPGWVLKCKGWETDPNAYIYFTIQGHAWAPICKALGKEEWITDPGYNTPRARQDKIFDIFKTIEEWLADKTKFEAVDILRTYDIPCAPVLSMKEIAEDKSLRESGTVVEVAHPKLGKYLTVGSPIKFSDMQVEVKASPLLGEHTDEVLADLGYTQEQIRAMHEARAV from the coding sequence ATGAGCAAGCCGCTGGAAGGCATCAAGATCATCGACTTCACCCACGTCCAGGCCGGCCCGGCCTGCACGCAGCTCCTCGCCTGGTTCGGCGCCGACGTGATCAAGGTCGAGCGCCCCGGCGCCGGCGACGTGACCCGCACGCAGCTGCGCCACGTCGAGGACGCGGACGCGCTCTACTTCACGATGCTGAACTCCAACAAGCGCTCGCTCACCCTCGACACCAAGACCCAGGCCGGCAAGGAAGTCCTCGAGAAGCTCATACAGGACTCCGACGTCATGGTCGAGAACTTCGGACCCGGCGCCCTCGACCGGATGGGCTTCTCCTGGGCCCGCATCCAGGAGCTGAACCCGGGCATGATCCTCGCCTCGGTGAAGGGCTTCTCGGACGGCCACCACTACGAGGACCTGAAGGTCTACGAGAACGTCGCCCAGTGCGCGGGCGGTGCCGCCTCGACCACGGGCTTCTGGGACGGGCCGCCCACCGTCAGCGCCGCCGCGCTCGGTGACTCCAACACCGGCATGCACCTCGCCATCGGCATCCTCACGGCGCTCCACCAGAAGAACAAGACCGGCAAGGGCCAGAAGGTCGCCGTGTCGATGCAGGACTCGGTGATCAACCTCTGCCGCGTGAAGCTGCGCGACCAGCAGCGCCTCGACGCGCTCGGCTACCTCGAGGAGTACCCGCAGTACCCCCACGGCGAGTTCTCCGACGTGGTGCCGCGCGGCGGCAACGCGGGCGGCGGCGGCCAGCCGGGCTGGGTGCTGAAGTGCAAGGGCTGGGAGACCGACCCGAACGCCTACATCTACTTCACGATCCAGGGCCACGCCTGGGCGCCGATCTGCAAGGCGCTCGGCAAGGAGGAGTGGATCACCGACCCGGGCTACAACACGCCGCGCGCCCGCCAGGACAAGATCTTCGACATCTTCAAGACGATCGAGGAGTGGCTCGCCGACAAGACCAAGTTCGAGGCGGTCGACATCCTGCGCACCTACGACATCCCCTGCGCGCCGGTGCTGTCGATGAAGGAGATCGCCGAGGACAAGTCCCTGCGCGAGAGCGGCACCGTCGTCGAGGTGGCGCACCCGAAGCTCGGCAAGTACCTGACCGTCGGAAGCCCGATCAAGTTCTCCGACATGCAGGTCGAGGTGAAGGCGTCGCCGCTGCTCGGCGAGCACACCGATGAGGTGCTCGCAGACCTGGGTTACACCCAGGAGCAGATCCGGGCGATGCACGAGGCCCGCGCGGTCTGA
- a CDS encoding HPP family protein: MRAFLSRFLPELTPVSKRERLRSAAGALVGILATGFVCRVSVPAEALPVLIAPMGASAVLLFAVPASPLAQPWSILGGNIVAALVGVTAAAWIGDPFVAASCAIGVAIALMMALRCLHPPSGAVALTAVLGGPAIRELGYGFVLWPVAVNSLLLLTTALLFNNLTGRAYPHLRPAGPRTADPPSDARVGFRASDLDAALEDFDQLLDVDRGDLEQILRRVQMRVYGRRSGPITCAAIMSRDVIAVAPDAPLSEAMRLLRRHRIKALPVTDEGARVLGIVTQTDLLDKAAWDRNGPRLGLGRRLRLTAERGRAPHGCAADIMSAVEPVGPDTPVAALVPRMSEAGLHHLPVVDDDGRLVGIVSQTDLIPALLSEADAPEAPIRARAPARAALA, from the coding sequence ATGCGCGCATTCCTCAGCCGTTTCCTGCCGGAGCTGACCCCGGTCAGCAAGCGCGAGCGCCTGCGCTCGGCGGCCGGTGCCCTCGTGGGCATCCTGGCGACCGGCTTCGTCTGCCGGGTCTCCGTCCCGGCCGAGGCCCTGCCGGTGCTGATCGCCCCGATGGGCGCCTCGGCGGTGCTGCTCTTCGCGGTGCCGGCAAGCCCTCTGGCGCAGCCCTGGTCGATCCTCGGCGGCAACATCGTGGCGGCGCTCGTCGGTGTCACGGCGGCGGCCTGGATCGGCGACCCGTTCGTGGCGGCGTCCTGCGCCATCGGGGTGGCGATCGCGCTGATGATGGCCCTGCGCTGCCTGCACCCGCCGAGCGGGGCCGTGGCGCTGACGGCGGTGCTCGGCGGCCCGGCGATCCGGGAGCTGGGCTACGGCTTCGTGCTGTGGCCGGTGGCGGTCAACTCGCTGCTGCTGCTGACCACCGCCCTGCTGTTCAACAACCTCACCGGGCGCGCCTACCCGCACCTGCGCCCGGCCGGGCCCCGGACCGCCGATCCGCCCTCGGACGCCCGGGTCGGCTTCCGGGCCTCGGACCTCGACGCCGCGCTGGAGGATTTCGACCAGCTCCTGGACGTCGATCGGGGCGACCTGGAGCAGATCCTGCGGCGCGTGCAGATGCGGGTCTACGGCCGCCGCTCGGGCCCGATCACCTGCGCGGCGATCATGTCGCGCGACGTGATCGCGGTGGCGCCGGACGCGCCGCTCTCCGAGGCCATGCGGCTGCTGCGCCGTCACCGCATCAAGGCGCTTCCGGTCACCGACGAGGGCGCGCGCGTCCTCGGCATCGTCACGCAGACCGACCTGCTCGACAAGGCCGCCTGGGACCGGAACGGGCCGCGCCTCGGTCTCGGCCGCCGCCTGCGCCTCACCGCCGAGCGCGGCCGCGCCCCCCACGGCTGCGCGGCCGACATCATGAGCGCGGTCGAGCCGGTCGGTCCCGACACGCCCGTGGCCGCCCTTGTGCCGCGGATGTCGGAGGCGGGGCTTCACCACCTGCCGGTGGTCGACGACGACGGCCGCCTGGTCGGGATCGTCTCGCAGACCGACCTGATCCCGGCGCTCCTGTCCGAGGCCGACGCGCCCGAGGCGCCGATCCGCGCCCGCGCGCCGGCCCGGGCCGCGCTGGCCTGA
- a CDS encoding alpha/beta hydrolase, protein MIDPDLAGRLHFRHRLPTEEPLPPGRHDLGLFAERDAVLVVPEGLDPRRPCPLVVLFHGGGGSAERILPMLEAHARTERFLLLAPQSLFPTWDIVIAGHGPDRERVAAALGHVADRFLLDPQRLCFAGHSDGGSYTLSSGLANGDVASHLIVSSAGFLSVHLQVGAPRIFLSHGTQDEQIPIDRSARVHVPALREAGYPVTYVEYDGPHAHQPAVVAQAVRFFLADPPAER, encoded by the coding sequence ATGATCGATCCCGACCTCGCCGGCCGCCTGCACTTCCGCCACCGGCTCCCCACCGAGGAGCCCCTCCCCCCGGGCCGGCACGACCTCGGCCTCTTCGCCGAGCGCGACGCGGTGCTGGTGGTCCCCGAGGGCCTCGATCCGCGCCGGCCCTGCCCGCTCGTGGTGCTGTTCCACGGCGGCGGCGGCAGCGCCGAGCGCATCCTGCCGATGCTGGAGGCGCACGCCCGGACCGAGCGCTTCCTGCTCCTCGCGCCGCAATCCCTGTTCCCGACCTGGGACATCGTCATCGCCGGCCACGGGCCCGACCGGGAGCGCGTCGCGGCGGCGCTGGGTCACGTCGCCGACCGGTTCCTGCTCGATCCGCAGCGGCTCTGCTTCGCCGGCCATTCCGACGGCGGCAGCTACACGCTCTCGTCGGGGCTCGCGAACGGCGACGTGGCGAGCCACCTGATCGTCTCGTCGGCGGGGTTCCTGTCGGTGCACCTGCAGGTCGGCGCCCCGCGCATCTTCCTGTCGCACGGGACCCAGGACGAGCAGATCCCGATTGACCGGAGCGCCCGGGTCCACGTGCCGGCCCTGCGCGAAGCCGGCTATCCCGTGACCTACGTCGAGTATGACGGACCGCACGCCCACCAGCCGGCCGTGGTGGCGCAGGCGGTCAGGTTCTTCCTGGCGGATCCGCCCGCCGAGCGCTGA
- the oxc gene encoding oxalyl-CoA decarboxylase, whose product MTAVAKIVHTTPEVEAEPDLTDGFHLVIDALKLNGIDTIYGVPGIPITDLGRMAQAEGMRVISFRHEQHAGNAAAIAGFLTQKPGICLTVSAPGFLNGLTALANATTNCFPMILISGSSEREIVDLQQGDYEEMDQLAIAKPLCKAAFRVLHAADIGIGVARAIRAACSGRPGGVYLDLPAKLFSQVMDAEAGQKSLVKVIDPAPAQHPAPEAIARALEVLKSAKRPLIVLGKGAAYAQADDAIRALVETSGIPYVPMSMAKGLLPDTHPLSAGAARSTALKDSDVVLLVGARLNWLLSHGKGKSWGEPGSTKFIQIDIEPREMDSNVEIMAPVVGDIASCVQALLDGMGQGWQQPPSDWIETLKSKREANVAKMAPKLMSNASPMNFHAALGALRTIVKERPDAILVNEGANTLDLARGIIDMYQPRKRLDVGTWGIMGIGMGFAVAAAVETGKPVLCVEGDSAFGFSGMEVETICRYGLPVCIVVFNNNGIYRGTDTDPTGRDPATTVFVPDSRYDKMMEAFGGVGYHVTTPDELTRAVNEAMNSGRPALVNAVIDPAAGSESGNIGSLNPQSGIKKKK is encoded by the coding sequence ATGACCGCAGTCGCCAAGATCGTCCACACCACCCCCGAGGTCGAGGCCGAGCCCGATCTGACCGACGGCTTCCACCTCGTCATCGACGCGCTCAAGCTGAACGGCATCGACACCATCTACGGTGTCCCGGGCATCCCGATCACCGATCTCGGGCGCATGGCCCAGGCCGAGGGGATGCGGGTGATCTCGTTCCGCCACGAGCAGCACGCCGGCAACGCCGCGGCGATCGCGGGCTTCCTCACCCAGAAGCCGGGCATCTGCCTCACCGTCTCGGCGCCGGGCTTCCTCAACGGCCTGACCGCCCTCGCCAACGCCACCACCAACTGCTTCCCGATGATCCTGATCTCGGGCTCCTCCGAGCGCGAGATCGTCGACCTGCAGCAGGGCGACTACGAGGAGATGGACCAGCTCGCCATCGCCAAGCCCCTGTGCAAGGCGGCCTTCCGGGTGCTGCACGCCGCCGATATCGGCATCGGCGTCGCCCGCGCCATCCGCGCGGCCTGCTCGGGCCGGCCGGGCGGCGTCTACCTCGACCTGCCCGCCAAGCTGTTCTCCCAGGTGATGGACGCCGAGGCCGGCCAGAAGTCGCTGGTCAAGGTGATCGATCCGGCGCCTGCCCAGCACCCCGCCCCCGAGGCGATCGCCCGGGCGCTCGAGGTCCTGAAATCCGCCAAGCGGCCGCTGATCGTGCTCGGCAAGGGCGCCGCCTACGCCCAGGCCGATGACGCCATCCGCGCCCTCGTGGAGACCAGCGGCATCCCCTACGTGCCGATGAGCATGGCCAAGGGCCTCCTGCCCGACACCCACCCGCTCTCGGCCGGCGCGGCGCGCTCGACGGCGCTGAAGGACTCGGACGTGGTGCTGCTGGTCGGCGCCCGGCTGAACTGGCTGCTGTCGCACGGCAAGGGCAAGAGCTGGGGCGAGCCGGGCTCGACCAAGTTCATCCAGATCGACATCGAGCCCCGCGAGATGGACTCGAACGTCGAGATCATGGCGCCGGTGGTCGGCGACATCGCCTCCTGCGTGCAGGCGCTGCTCGACGGCATGGGCCAGGGCTGGCAGCAGCCCCCGTCCGACTGGATCGAGACGCTCAAGTCGAAGCGCGAGGCGAACGTCGCCAAGATGGCGCCGAAGCTCATGAGCAACGCCTCGCCCATGAACTTCCACGCGGCGCTCGGCGCGCTGCGCACCATCGTCAAGGAGCGGCCGGACGCGATCCTCGTCAACGAGGGCGCCAACACCCTCGACCTCGCCCGCGGCATCATCGACATGTACCAGCCGCGCAAGCGCCTGGACGTCGGCACCTGGGGCATCATGGGCATCGGCATGGGCTTCGCCGTCGCGGCCGCCGTCGAGACCGGCAAGCCAGTGCTCTGCGTCGAGGGTGACAGCGCCTTCGGCTTCTCCGGCATGGAGGTCGAGACGATCTGCCGGTACGGCCTGCCGGTCTGCATCGTGGTGTTCAACAACAACGGCATCTACCGCGGCACCGACACGGATCCGACCGGCCGCGACCCGGCCACCACCGTGTTCGTGCCGGATTCCCGCTACGACAAGATGATGGAGGCCTTCGGCGGCGTCGGCTACCACGTCACCACGCCGGACGAGCTGACCCGCGCGGTCAACGAGGCGATGAACTCGGGCCGCCCGGCCCTCGTCAACGCCGTCATCGACCCGGCGGCCGGCAGCGAGAGCGGCAACATCGGCAGCCTCAACCCGCAGAGCGGGATCAAGAAGAAGAAGTGA
- the oxlT gene encoding oxalate/formate MFS antiporter, with protein sequence MERQDSPSAKWWQLAFGVICMAMIANLQYGWTLFVDPIDQRYHWGRAAIQLAFTLFVATETWLVPVEAWFVDRYGPKIVVAFGGVMIALAWTINAYADSLAMLYLGAVVAGIGAGSVYGTCVGNALKWFPDRRGLAAGATAAGFGAGAAITVVPIARMIASSGYQDAFLYFGIGQGAVVLALAFLLRKPSTNTPVQRKKTRLPQTKVDRSPREAVRTPVFWVMYVMFVMVASGGLMAAAQIAPIAHDFQVAGVPVSLFGLQMAALTLAISLDRVFDGFGRPFFGYVSDNIGRENTMFIAFSTAALAVIVLLTYGHVPMVFVLATAVYFGVFGEIYSLFPATCGDTFGSKYAASNAGLLYTAKGTAAFLVPFASILSAAYGWSAVFTLIIVLNVTAAALAMFVLRPMRARYLASEDQPAALGAQPIRAA encoded by the coding sequence ATGGAACGCCAGGATTCGCCTTCGGCGAAATGGTGGCAGCTCGCCTTCGGCGTGATCTGCATGGCCATGATCGCCAACCTTCAATACGGTTGGACCCTGTTCGTGGACCCGATCGACCAGCGCTACCATTGGGGCCGCGCGGCGATCCAGCTCGCGTTCACGCTGTTCGTCGCCACGGAGACCTGGCTGGTGCCGGTCGAAGCGTGGTTCGTCGACCGCTACGGTCCGAAGATCGTCGTCGCCTTCGGCGGCGTGATGATCGCCCTCGCCTGGACCATCAACGCCTACGCCGACAGCCTGGCGATGCTCTATCTCGGCGCCGTCGTCGCCGGCATCGGTGCGGGCTCGGTCTACGGCACCTGCGTGGGCAACGCGCTCAAGTGGTTCCCGGATCGCCGCGGCCTCGCCGCCGGCGCCACCGCGGCCGGCTTCGGCGCGGGTGCCGCCATCACGGTGGTGCCGATCGCCCGCATGATCGCGTCGAGCGGCTACCAGGACGCGTTCCTGTACTTCGGCATCGGCCAGGGCGCCGTGGTGCTGGCCCTCGCCTTCCTGCTGCGCAAGCCGTCGACCAACACGCCGGTCCAGCGCAAGAAGACCCGCCTGCCGCAGACCAAGGTCGACCGCAGCCCCCGCGAGGCGGTGCGCACCCCGGTCTTCTGGGTCATGTACGTGATGTTCGTGATGGTCGCCTCCGGCGGCCTGATGGCGGCGGCGCAGATCGCCCCGATCGCCCACGACTTCCAGGTGGCCGGCGTGCCGGTGAGCCTGTTCGGCCTGCAGATGGCGGCGCTGACGCTGGCGATCTCGCTCGACCGGGTCTTCGACGGGTTCGGCCGGCCGTTCTTCGGCTACGTCTCCGACAACATCGGCCGCGAGAACACGATGTTCATCGCCTTCTCGACGGCGGCGCTCGCGGTGATCGTGCTGCTGACCTACGGTCACGTCCCGATGGTCTTCGTCCTGGCCACCGCGGTGTATTTCGGGGTCTTCGGCGAGATCTACTCGCTGTTCCCGGCGACCTGCGGCGACACGTTCGGCTCCAAGTACGCCGCCAGCAACGCCGGTCTGCTCTACACCGCCAAGGGCACCGCGGCCTTCCTCGTCCCCTTCGCCAGCATCCTGTCGGCGGCCTACGGCTGGTCGGCGGTGTTCACGCTGATCATCGTCCTCAACGTGACGGCGGCGGCGCTGGCGATGTTCGTCTTGCGCCCGATGCGGGCCCGTTACCTCGCCTCGGAGGACCAGCCCGCGGCGCTCGGCGCCCAGCCGATCCGGGCGGCCTGA